A DNA window from Camelina sativa cultivar DH55 chromosome 17, Cs, whole genome shotgun sequence contains the following coding sequences:
- the LOC104757555 gene encoding BUD13 homolog — protein sequence MAAARAGGKSLKDYLKKYECSDVVEKKKKKKKKQKKKPAKPEAKGVLVVDEDPVWQKQVDPEEDESENDSAEEKPVVDEDIEVKRMRRLEEIKARRAHNAIAEDGSGWVALPPSREDTTSDISPPRRPRTRYDSPSPEPEPRRATADRAETDISPPRRRKRHNTPSPEPNRKHDSDTSPPRKRKARNDSPSPEPDDKMPKNMSEDLSPPRRRQVHSPSRGSSRRRSDSVELDDDLSPPRRKRDLHGSPVADVKKESNDLSPPRRRRYHSPSPEPGRRPAKSIAANADLSPPRRNKASRDSDLSPQRKTADSRRSSDNLSRNSNIDSSPPRRPRRESPPPQTAKEQRKTGLISGKDIGSEYRKKKEDEQLRFKNMDSELTGQNAEAVFRDKITGKRITKEEYLKSKQKKVIEKPKEIKLEWGKGLAQKREAEARLQELELEKEKPFARTRDDPELDQMMKERVRWGDPMAHLVKKKRHETTLVDLGDDEKMKESGFIIPQAVPKHSWLTRGLEAATNRYGIKPGRHWDGVDRSNGTEKRMIQKTNEKKATEIEAYLWSVADM from the exons aTGGCTGCTGCAAGAGCAGGAGGCAAATCTTTAAAAGATTACTTGAAGAAGTATGAATGTAGTGATGTtgtagaaaagaagaagaagaagaagaagaagcagaagaagaagccagCTAAACCTGAAGCTAAAGGTGTTTTAGTTGTGGATGAAGATCCTGTTTGGCAGAAGCAGGTTGATCCTGAAGAGGATGAAAGCGAAAATGATTCAgcag AGGAAAAACCTGTGGTTGATGAAGACATTGAAGTTAAGAGAATGAGGAGGTTGGAGGAAATTAAGGCAAGGCGTGCTCATAATGCCATTGCTGAGGATGGGAGTGGGTGGGTGGCATTACCTCCAAGCCGTGAAGACACAACATCTGATATTTCTCCTCCACGTAGACCAAGAACTCGTTATGACTCGCCCTCTCCTGAGCCTGAGCCTAGACGCGCGACTGCGGATAGAGCTGAAACAGATATTTCACCACCACGTCGGAGAAAACGTCACAATACGCCTTCACCTGAGCCTAACAGAAAACATGATTCTGATACGTCACCACCTCGCAAAAGAAAAGCTAGGAATGACTCGCCTTCTCCTGAACCTGACGACAAAATGCCCAAAAATATGAGTGAAGATCTATCTCCTCCTCGCAGGAGACAGGTTCATTCTCCATCACGTGGATCTAGTAGAAGGCGTTCTGATTCTGTTGAGTTGGATGATGATTTATCTCCGCCTCGCAGGAAAAGGGATTTACATGGTTCACCTGTCGCAGATGTAAAAAAGGAGAGCAATGACCTTTCTCCTCCACGAAGAAGACGATATCATTCTCCATCACCTGAGCCGGGTAGAAGGCCTGCAAAATCTATTGCCGCAAATGCTGATTTATCTCCTCCCCGCAGGAATAAGGCTTCTCGAGACTCAGATCTTTCTCCTCAAAGAAAAACTGCGGATTCTCGACGTTCTTCTGATAATCTGTCCAGGAATTCCAATATTGATAGCTCTCCTCCACGGAGACCACGCAGAGAATCACCACCTCCTCAAACAGCTAAGGAGCAACGAAAGACCGGATTGATTAGTGGCAAAGACATTGGAAGTGAATATCGAAAGAAAAAGGAGGATGAACAATTGAG GTTTAAAAATATGGATTCCGAGCTAACTGGTCAAAATGCAGAAGCAGTGTTCCGTGACAAGATCACAG GGAAGCGTATAACAAAGGAGGAATATCTTAAATCCaagcaaaaaaaagtaattgagAAGCCAAAG GAGATAAAACTGGAATGGGGCAAAGGTTTAGCTCAGAAGCGTGAAGCTGAAGCTAGACTACAGGAACTTGAGCTTGAGAAGGAGAAGCCATTTGCTCGGACAAG GGATGATCCCGAGCTTGATCAAATGATGAAGGAAAGAGTTAGATGGGGAGATCCAATGGCTCATTTGGTCAAG AAAAAGCGGCATGAGACAACTCTTGTGGATCTAGGAGAcgatgagaagatgaaagaatcTGGGTTCATTATACCACAAGCTGTGCCTAAACACAGTTGGTTGACGAGAGGACTAGAAGCTGCTACAAACCGGTATGGAATTAAACCGGGTAGACACTGGGATGGGGTCGACCGTAGTAACG GAACTGAGAAGCGAATGATTCAGAAGACCAATGAGAAGAAAGCAACAGAAATAGAGGCTTATCTCTGGTCCGTTGCAGACATGTGA
- the LOC104759601 gene encoding uncharacterized protein LOC104759601, whose amino-acid sequence MIRHCGLLEFPSLGDNLSWRGWRDKKPIRCRLDRALANEEWHDMFKDSFTEYLTMIASDHKPIIAVIEDKVHRGRSGFRFDRRWLDKEGFYDVIADGWDTNKSATPTLIDKITTCRRAISRWRKAQVPYGRETIEDLKAKLAAAQENDATTVDELAELTWKLREAYRDEEVYWYQKSRSRWMKLRDHNTGYFHAQTKQRRAQNRIVGLHDQQGVWTTEESGVQNIAESYF is encoded by the coding sequence ATGATTCGACATTGCGGTCTCCTAGAATTCCCTTCTCTTGGGGATAATCTTTCGTGGCGCGGATGGCGCGACAAGAAACCAATACGATGCCGGTTAGATCGGGCCCTCGCCAATGAGGAATGGCATGATATGTTTAAGGATTCTTTTACCGAATACTTAACAATGATTGCATCGGATCACAAACCCATAATTGCGGTTATTGAAGATAAGGTACATAGGGGGCGAAGCGGTTTTCGTTTTGATAGACGTTGGCTTGATAAAGAAGGTTTTTATGATGTAATAGCTGACGGGTGGGACACAAATAAGTCTGCTACTCCCACTTTGATAGATAAGATTACCACATGTCGGAGGGCGATCTCTCGTTGGAGAAAGGCACAAGTACCTTATGGGAGAGAGACAATTGAGGATCTAAAAGCTAAATTAGCGGCAGCACAGGAAAATGATGCCACTACGGTGGATGAACTTGCGGAACTCACTTGGAAATTGCGGGAGGCGTACAGGGATGAGGAAGTGTATTGGTATCAGAAAAGTAGAAGCCGGTGGATGAAACTTAGGGATCATAATACCGGGTACTTTCATGCTCAAACGAAGCAACGGAGAGCTCAGAATCGTATTGTGGGTCTTCATGACCAGCAGGGTGTTTGGACGACGGAGGAGAGTGGTGTCCAAAATATTGCGGAATCTTATTTTTAG